From the Bacteroidia bacterium genome, one window contains:
- a CDS encoding S8 family serine peptidase — MKRFHLMLLAGVLIFAACSDQPSGPDPADNAVRKAATEQGSEDFDLKDRYIVVFKRDVRNVDALIDEVTRGKGAQIHYRYQHSIRGFCATIPPQALEGIRRNPNVDYIEADGIMSINTVQPVTSALWGLDRIDQRALPLSLGYEYLSTGTGVTVYIIDTGILYGHVEFGNPTRATFGYDAFGSNGADLNGHGTHVAGTVGGSTVGVAKAVNLISVRVLDRRGSGTTSGVIDGVDWVASHHSGTAPAVANMSLGGGPSISLDQAVQAAIADGVTFAVAAGNDNALACNYSPARVPEAITVGSTTNTDARSSFSNYGSCVDVFAPGSSIYSAYKSSTTSYTTMSGTSMASPHVAGVAALYLQNNPSAPPATVVSAISSTSTSGVLSSIPSGTPNLLVYSLLGSSSTPTAPNAPSNLSATVGSPTSVNLTWQDNSSNEDGFKVEYADNSSFTNPTIVQLGQNTQSCSVTGLTTNSTYWFRVFAFNTIGASGYSNSVSATLVSATSVGVASAVPSTVSVRNNWTARLAVTIKDANGNGIPYATVTLSWSGGASGTSSATTDVNGYVMLSTSSLNKNVAYVDLSITNVTGSNLTYDQSLYPSVTFPIRVNKP, encoded by the coding sequence ATGAAACGCTTCCATCTCATGCTGCTCGCCGGCGTACTGATCTTCGCGGCCTGCAGCGATCAGCCCTCTGGTCCCGATCCAGCCGATAACGCAGTGCGCAAAGCCGCGACGGAGCAGGGCAGTGAAGATTTCGATCTCAAGGACCGCTACATCGTCGTCTTTAAGAGGGATGTGCGCAATGTCGACGCCCTGATTGACGAAGTGACCCGCGGCAAGGGTGCCCAAATCCACTACCGCTATCAGCATTCCATCCGAGGCTTCTGCGCGACCATCCCTCCGCAGGCGTTGGAAGGGATTCGACGCAATCCGAACGTGGATTACATTGAAGCCGATGGCATCATGTCAATCAATACCGTTCAGCCTGTGACGAGTGCACTCTGGGGTCTGGACCGCATCGATCAAAGGGCTCTTCCATTGAGTCTGGGATATGAATACCTGTCCACAGGAACGGGTGTTACGGTGTACATCATCGACACGGGTATACTTTACGGTCATGTCGAATTCGGGAACCCGACACGCGCAACTTTTGGATATGATGCATTTGGCAGCAACGGTGCAGATCTTAACGGTCATGGCACGCATGTGGCTGGTACGGTCGGCGGATCGACCGTGGGTGTAGCCAAAGCTGTCAATCTCATTTCCGTGCGTGTGCTGGACCGGAGAGGATCCGGAACGACATCCGGCGTGATAGATGGTGTCGATTGGGTGGCATCGCACCATAGCGGGACAGCACCCGCCGTTGCCAACATGTCTCTCGGTGGGGGACCCTCCATTTCCCTCGACCAGGCAGTACAAGCGGCGATTGCGGATGGCGTAACGTTTGCTGTTGCAGCGGGTAATGATAATGCGCTCGCATGCAACTACTCACCTGCCCGTGTACCAGAGGCCATCACGGTAGGTTCTACGACCAATACCGATGCCCGATCTTCGTTCTCCAACTATGGGAGTTGCGTCGACGTTTTCGCTCCGGGCTCGAGTATCTATTCTGCCTATAAAAGTTCGACCACGTCCTACACTACGATGTCCGGTACTTCCATGGCATCACCACATGTGGCGGGTGTGGCGGCATTGTATTTACAGAATAATCCCTCGGCGCCCCCAGCCACAGTAGTATCCGCGATTAGCAGCACATCGACCAGCGGGGTACTGTCAAGTATTCCGAGTGGCACACCGAATTTACTTGTGTATAGTCTGCTGGGGTCTAGCAGCACCCCGACGGCTCCCAACGCGCCGTCAAATCTGTCAGCAACAGTCGGCTCTCCAACATCGGTCAATCTCACCTGGCAGGATAATTCCTCGAACGAAGACGGATTCAAAGTCGAGTATGCGGACAACAGCAGCTTCACCAATCCGACCATCGTGCAGTTGGGCCAGAATACGCAGAGTTGTTCAGTGACGGGGCTTACGACGAATTCGACGTATTGGTTCAGAGTATTTGCGTTCAACACTATCGGAGCGTCCGGCTATTCCAACTCGGTGTCCGCGACGCTGGTGTCAGCCACAAGCGTCGGAGTTGCTTCGGCGGTGCCAAGCACGGTATCGGTTCGCAACAACTGGACCGCCCGGCTTGCGGTCACGATAAAAGACGCGAATGGCAACGGTATCCCCTATGCGACTGTCACGCTTTCCTGGTCGGGAGGCGCATCCGGAACTTCTTCCGCCACGACGGATGTGAACGGTTATGTCATGCTCTCTACCTCTTCGCTGAACAAGAATGTGGCCTATGTGGATTTGAGTATCACGAACGTCACGGGGAGCAACCTCACATACGATCAAAGCCTCTATCCCTCTGTGACTTTCCCGATACGGGTAAACAAACCCTGA
- a CDS encoding T9SS type A sorting domain-containing protein encodes MLTRILLLLLLLLATTLSYAQWQPDGLLMCGAANHQLNHVVVSDSGGAIVVWEDYRSGEADIYARKVNASGTQLWAADGIAVCSVIKPQFNPVAVSDGAGGVIVVWEDYRIALNSADIYAQRISPTGTLLWNPLGVLICSAANVQMRPAIISDGQGGAIIAWEDYRGGLGDIYAQRVSSNGAVLWQNDGVPLATVSGTRYAPVIATDAAGGALVAWEENRVGTEYDIYAQRVNGSGALQWGAGGIAVCTSAGVQMQLTGYSTGTGTMLLAWQDYRNTSADIYAHILNPQGLAFIGSGAAVCTDAATQEAPRVAPDGTGGMIVAWADYRVAAGDIYARRVSSAGVLQWSADGVPLCTQAATQHAVDIAPRDSGGVVVAWMDYRNARGDVYTQAVNNNGSILWLMNGSPVCTNTAAQQRPMLARDRLNGVYVAWTDYRNGTADVFVQRVNRYGTGLPVELLSFAADRSGEDVVLRWRTAAEVNVHGFEVQSAVEGQFSTQGFVPARAADGARYEYTVMATNATLYRLRIVDNDGSESYSPELTLAATRPSRMSIVSLSPLPAVETVTITLDLLSDEPGQITIYDLTGRIRLQHRMDQFSRGREVRTLDVSSLPAAVYMLEVTSGQRRDVALFPVRR; translated from the coding sequence ATGCTCACTCGCATTCTGCTTTTGCTTCTTCTCCTTTTGGCAACCACTCTATCGTACGCGCAGTGGCAACCGGACGGTCTGCTCATGTGCGGCGCGGCAAATCATCAGCTCAATCATGTCGTGGTGTCCGACAGCGGCGGTGCTATCGTCGTGTGGGAAGATTACCGCTCCGGCGAGGCCGATATTTATGCGCGTAAAGTGAATGCGTCCGGTACGCAGCTCTGGGCTGCGGATGGCATAGCGGTGTGTTCCGTCATCAAGCCGCAGTTCAATCCGGTGGCCGTCAGCGACGGCGCGGGTGGAGTGATCGTGGTATGGGAAGATTACCGGATCGCATTGAACAGTGCGGACATCTACGCGCAGCGGATTTCCCCCACGGGCACGCTACTCTGGAATCCCCTCGGTGTGCTTATCTGCAGCGCGGCCAACGTGCAGATGCGGCCCGCAATCATCAGCGACGGTCAGGGCGGTGCCATTATCGCGTGGGAGGATTACCGCGGTGGACTGGGTGATATCTACGCGCAGCGCGTTTCATCCAACGGAGCGGTCCTGTGGCAAAACGACGGCGTGCCGCTCGCTACCGTATCGGGTACGCGCTACGCTCCCGTCATCGCCACAGATGCCGCCGGAGGCGCCCTGGTGGCATGGGAAGAGAATCGCGTAGGAACGGAGTACGACATCTATGCGCAGCGCGTCAACGGCAGCGGCGCGTTGCAGTGGGGCGCGGGTGGTATCGCGGTGTGCACGTCCGCGGGTGTGCAGATGCAGCTCACCGGGTACTCCACCGGCACGGGAACCATGCTTCTGGCGTGGCAGGATTATCGCAACACTTCCGCGGATATCTATGCGCATATCCTCAATCCTCAGGGGCTTGCGTTTATCGGGAGTGGTGCCGCAGTGTGCACGGACGCGGCGACGCAGGAAGCTCCGCGCGTCGCCCCCGATGGTACCGGAGGGATGATTGTGGCGTGGGCGGATTACCGCGTTGCCGCGGGTGATATCTACGCCAGGCGCGTCAGTTCGGCCGGTGTGCTGCAATGGTCGGCTGATGGTGTGCCTCTCTGCACCCAGGCCGCAACCCAGCATGCCGTGGACATCGCTCCGCGGGATTCCGGCGGTGTCGTCGTGGCGTGGATGGATTACCGCAACGCCCGAGGTGACGTCTATACACAGGCGGTGAACAACAATGGAAGCATCCTCTGGCTTATGAACGGCAGCCCTGTCTGCACCAACACCGCCGCCCAGCAGCGTCCGATGCTGGCGCGCGACAGACTCAACGGTGTATATGTAGCCTGGACCGATTATCGCAATGGCACTGCGGACGTCTTTGTGCAACGTGTCAATCGTTACGGTACGGGCCTGCCGGTGGAGTTGCTCTCGTTCGCGGCGGACCGGTCGGGAGAAGATGTCGTACTTCGTTGGCGCACGGCCGCCGAAGTCAATGTGCACGGCTTTGAAGTACAGAGTGCGGTGGAAGGGCAGTTCAGCACACAGGGCTTTGTGCCCGCCCGTGCCGCTGATGGCGCCCGCTACGAATACACCGTCATGGCCACCAACGCCACACTGTATCGTTTGCGCATCGTGGACAACGATGGAAGCGAGAGCTACTCCCCGGAGTTGACACTCGCCGCCACCCGACCCTCGCGTATGAGCATCGTGTCGTTGAGTCCCCTCCCGGCGGTGGAAACCGTGACCATCACGCTGGATCTGCTGTCGGATGAACCCGGGCAGATCACCATCTACGACCTCACCGGTCGTATCCGCCTGCAGCATCGCATGGATCAGTTCTCGCGTGGCCGTGAAGTCCGGACGCTGGATGTCTCATCGCTCCCGGCGGCCGTCTATATGCTCGAGGTGACCTCGGGCCAGCGCCGGGACGTGGCCTTGTTCCCGGTGCGGAGATAG
- a CDS encoding glycosyl hydrolase has product MILRKIRGWLTPLAFVVALVLAFPLFDGWYTEAVSFVRVYAGKLAVSAGVLSQDEEVMFGMYKPEYPYSFNGLPRLESAIGKKLDIISLYTTWGEREEDRFPDALLREIDGAGAIALLTWEPWTTEFRANAGRGSDALRTDMEEIAAGRYDAYIREWAREAVVFGKPFFLRFAHEMNNPQYPWSLQAGNTAEDFVRAWRHVWSIFEREGAENVIWVWSPKREAPRDLYPGGQYVDWIGTGVFNYGPQVDAWYSFEYLFETVYRSVILYDKPIMIAELGCSAVGGSRPAWLNDAWRKLRTQYPATRAVVLYNNPRDRTLPGLEMDWSIDDDDVSLATVSAAVRGGVFRK; this is encoded by the coding sequence ATGATTCTGAGAAAGATACGCGGATGGCTCACCCCGCTCGCCTTTGTCGTTGCGCTGGTACTTGCGTTTCCGCTGTTCGATGGATGGTACACCGAGGCGGTGTCCTTCGTGCGCGTGTATGCCGGCAAGCTCGCGGTGTCGGCCGGAGTGCTGAGTCAGGACGAAGAAGTAATGTTCGGGATGTACAAGCCCGAATATCCGTATTCTTTCAACGGACTCCCGCGGCTGGAATCCGCGATCGGAAAAAAGCTCGACATTATCTCCTTGTACACCACCTGGGGCGAGCGCGAGGAGGATCGTTTTCCCGACGCACTGCTGCGCGAAATTGACGGAGCCGGCGCTATCGCACTGCTGACCTGGGAACCGTGGACGACGGAATTCCGCGCAAACGCAGGCCGAGGAAGCGATGCGTTGCGCACGGACATGGAGGAAATCGCCGCCGGACGATATGACGCATACATACGGGAGTGGGCGCGTGAAGCGGTGGTTTTCGGAAAACCGTTTTTTCTCCGATTCGCCCATGAAATGAACAACCCGCAATATCCCTGGTCGTTGCAGGCGGGGAATACGGCCGAAGATTTCGTACGAGCCTGGCGGCACGTCTGGTCCATTTTCGAACGCGAGGGCGCCGAGAACGTCATCTGGGTCTGGTCGCCCAAACGCGAAGCCCCGCGTGATCTGTATCCGGGAGGACAGTATGTGGACTGGATTGGTACCGGTGTGTTCAATTACGGTCCGCAGGTTGATGCATGGTACAGTTTTGAATACCTGTTCGAAACCGTGTATCGGAGTGTTATCTTATATGACAAGCCTATCATGATCGCGGAGCTGGGCTGCTCCGCGGTGGGTGGTAGCCGTCCGGCGTGGCTGAACGATGCGTGGCGAAAACTGCGTACACAGTATCCCGCGACGCGCGCAGTTGTTCTGTACAACAATCCGCGTGACCGGACACTACCCGGGCTGGAAATGGACTGGTCCATCGACGACGATGATGTCTCGCTTGCGACCGTGTCTGCCGCCGTACGCGGCGGTGTGTTTCGCAAGTAA
- a CDS encoding glycosyltransferase, with translation MEDRYRDGFASAGSVAVMPGAGARVLLLLLVFAALQSVLYFAVWWFSPEHAKHWSWFLPLTLSTFWLFYESFMYWFYLMGMRAPGHREAPEELSVDVFTTAAPGEPLEMFERSLPALKNIRYPHRTFLLDGTGDPAFFALAERCGVEHIDCREVQGAKAGKINHALERSDGDIVLVIDPDHIAAPEFLDRVAGQFSDPAVGFVQVVQAYHNQNSSFIARAAAEQTYGFYGPILMGMHGYGTPIVIGANCTFRRAALTSIGGHAVHLVEDFVTSLRLHAQGWKSVYVPEILARGLVPEDLSSYFNQQLKWATGMFQVLFGMLPRMLYRLKGWQKLSYAMSATYYLAGVPMLINLLLPIIFLFFAVWAVEMPFRGYATHLLPFAVLFIVIHVLAQRWMRHPSERGLQWRGMLLKLGTWPVYVLALLYAMAGRNVPYLPTPKTHARGGNPLLILPHAVVVVLSLAAIAWGLSSPLSNFEGTQLMIFFASLNCALMLPTLVVALAEILGDREAAS, from the coding sequence ATGGAAGATCGCTATCGCGACGGGTTTGCCTCCGCCGGGTCTGTTGCCGTCATGCCGGGAGCCGGAGCGCGGGTGCTGTTACTGCTGCTCGTGTTCGCCGCCTTGCAAAGCGTGCTGTACTTCGCTGTGTGGTGGTTCAGTCCGGAGCACGCGAAGCACTGGTCGTGGTTTCTGCCGCTCACGCTTTCGACATTCTGGCTGTTCTACGAATCCTTCATGTACTGGTTTTACCTCATGGGCATGCGGGCGCCCGGGCACAGGGAGGCTCCTGAGGAGCTTTCCGTCGATGTCTTCACAACCGCCGCGCCGGGTGAACCTCTCGAAATGTTCGAGCGATCCCTTCCGGCACTGAAAAACATACGCTATCCGCATCGCACCTTTTTACTGGATGGTACCGGCGATCCGGCCTTCTTCGCTCTGGCGGAGCGGTGCGGTGTTGAGCACATTGATTGCCGCGAGGTGCAGGGAGCCAAGGCGGGGAAGATCAACCACGCGCTGGAGCGCAGCGACGGGGATATCGTGCTCGTCATCGATCCGGATCATATAGCGGCCCCGGAATTTCTCGATCGCGTTGCGGGGCAGTTTTCGGATCCGGCTGTCGGTTTCGTGCAGGTAGTGCAGGCCTATCATAATCAGAACTCCTCCTTCATCGCCCGCGCCGCCGCCGAACAGACCTACGGCTTTTACGGGCCGATTCTCATGGGCATGCACGGTTATGGCACCCCTATCGTCATCGGGGCGAATTGCACGTTTCGGAGAGCGGCACTAACCTCCATAGGCGGACATGCGGTGCATCTGGTCGAGGATTTCGTCACCTCGCTGCGCTTGCACGCGCAGGGCTGGAAGTCCGTGTATGTTCCCGAAATCCTCGCCCGCGGCCTGGTGCCCGAGGATCTCTCCTCGTATTTCAATCAGCAGCTCAAATGGGCGACCGGGATGTTTCAGGTGCTGTTCGGCATGCTGCCGCGCATGCTGTACCGACTGAAGGGGTGGCAAAAGCTCAGTTACGCCATGAGCGCCACGTACTATCTCGCGGGTGTTCCCATGTTGATCAACCTGCTTTTGCCGATCATCTTTCTGTTTTTCGCCGTGTGGGCGGTGGAGATGCCCTTTCGCGGCTATGCGACGCACCTTCTTCCGTTCGCGGTACTGTTCATTGTGATCCATGTGCTGGCGCAGCGCTGGATGCGTCATCCATCGGAGCGGGGGTTGCAATGGCGCGGCATGCTGCTCAAACTCGGCACGTGGCCCGTGTATGTGCTTGCGCTCCTGTATGCGATGGCGGGCAGGAATGTGCCGTATCTCCCCACACCAAAAACGCACGCACGGGGCGGCAACCCTCTGTTGATTCTCCCGCATGCCGTCGTCGTCGTACTCTCTCTTGCCGCCATCGCGTGGGGATTGAGTTCGCCGCTCAGCAATTTCGAGGGGACGCAGCTCATGATATTTTTTGCTTCGTTGAACTGCGCCCTGATGCTTCCGACGCTGGTTGTGGCGCTCGCCGAGATACTGGGGGACAGGGAGGCGGCGTCATGA
- a CDS encoding tetratricopeptide repeat protein — MRINVFFTFSLSFVLTVSAFAQSPFKSQSPETAKGDRLYSRELYKEALAEYHKLPLTSEVRKRMGASYIKLWDMPAAIEALRAGLKQEPRDAEAKVYLAEALSWNKNFGEAAALYKEVLASGYSGVDARLGYARTLSWMKDFDGAIEQYRMAAKEYPSSLDAHMGLGQLLSWKKQFDNSLSAYRRVVSLTSVPAYKSVALARIGQVHVWKGDMDAARTAWGEALRLDDGNVDALLGLGELDEWSGNYKEAKRRYERVLKVQPEHKAAKAKLLQLLWVK, encoded by the coding sequence ATGAGAATAAACGTATTTTTCACTTTTTCCCTCAGTTTTGTTCTGACCGTAAGCGCATTCGCGCAAAGTCCCTTCAAATCGCAATCCCCCGAAACGGCAAAGGGCGACCGGCTCTATTCCCGGGAGCTGTACAAGGAAGCTCTTGCGGAGTACCACAAACTTCCGTTGACGTCCGAAGTGCGCAAGCGCATGGGAGCGTCGTACATCAAGCTGTGGGACATGCCTGCCGCGATAGAGGCTTTGCGCGCGGGGTTGAAGCAGGAACCCCGGGATGCCGAAGCGAAAGTGTACCTCGCCGAAGCGTTGAGCTGGAACAAGAATTTCGGAGAAGCCGCGGCGTTGTACAAGGAAGTTCTGGCTTCCGGTTACAGCGGTGTCGACGCGCGCCTGGGCTACGCCCGGACGCTGTCGTGGATGAAGGATTTCGACGGAGCAATCGAGCAGTACCGCATGGCCGCGAAGGAATATCCATCGAGCCTCGATGCGCATATGGGGCTCGGCCAATTACTCTCATGGAAAAAGCAATTCGACAACTCTCTCTCCGCCTACCGCCGTGTTGTTTCGCTCACCAGCGTCCCCGCCTATAAAAGCGTTGCGCTCGCACGAATCGGTCAGGTGCATGTATGGAAAGGGGACATGGATGCGGCGCGCACGGCCTGGGGGGAAGCGCTGCGCCTTGACGACGGCAATGTGGACGCGCTGCTTGGTCTGGGTGAACTCGACGAGTGGTCGGGAAATTACAAAGAAGCGAAACGGCGCTACGAGCGCGTTCTCAAGGTGCAGCCGGAGCATAAGGCGGCGAAAGCGAAGTTGTTGCAGTTGCTCTGGGTGAAATGA
- a CDS encoding NAD-dependent epimerase/dehydratase family protein — protein sequence MGGLSEMEVQRIRDAFPADVRVLVTGANGFVGGHLLQTLNAADIRPFAVFRPGEQTTLGTDAEWLSCDLTGAGAADSLIRDLRPQYVFHLAAKLSAQRSWEFAEESTEINFCAGNRLMIALGMHAPELRRMVLLGSAEEYGNSPSLPVHEDTPVHPVSPYSVAKAAASRFAQLYAELFHFPVCILRPFILYGPGQSGNMMIPQLILAALRGEDFPMTKGEQTRDFVYVSDAVHCILLAAITSAAEGQVFNICSGMEYSIRDVAGRIMRMMQPEMELLPGALPYRQNEVWRIVGSYEKARKLLNWNPTTDLEQGLTNTIEWYRNNYTARA from the coding sequence GTGGGCGGCCTGAGCGAGATGGAAGTGCAGCGCATTCGCGACGCGTTCCCCGCCGACGTGCGTGTGCTCGTCACAGGTGCCAACGGCTTTGTCGGTGGGCACCTGCTCCAGACACTCAATGCGGCCGATATCCGTCCGTTCGCGGTGTTTCGCCCGGGCGAACAGACCACGCTAGGTACCGATGCCGAATGGCTTTCATGCGATCTGACAGGAGCGGGAGCCGCGGACTCACTGATACGGGACCTCCGTCCGCAATACGTGTTTCACCTCGCTGCAAAGCTGTCCGCCCAGCGCAGTTGGGAATTCGCCGAAGAGTCGACGGAAATCAATTTCTGTGCAGGCAACCGTCTCATGATCGCGCTGGGCATGCATGCACCGGAGCTCCGCCGCATGGTGCTGCTCGGATCCGCCGAAGAATACGGCAACAGTCCGTCCCTTCCGGTGCATGAGGATACTCCCGTGCATCCGGTGTCACCGTATTCCGTGGCCAAAGCGGCCGCGAGCCGCTTTGCGCAGTTGTATGCCGAGTTGTTTCACTTTCCCGTCTGCATTCTCCGTCCCTTCATCCTCTATGGCCCGGGGCAGTCGGGGAACATGATGATTCCGCAACTCATTCTCGCGGCGCTGCGTGGCGAGGATTTTCCCATGACAAAAGGGGAACAGACACGCGACTTCGTCTATGTGTCGGATGCGGTGCACTGCATACTTCTTGCAGCGATCACATCCGCTGCCGAAGGGCAGGTGTTCAACATTTGCTCGGGGATGGAATACAGCATACGCGATGTTGCCGGGCGCATCATGCGTATGATGCAGCCGGAGATGGAACTTCTACCGGGAGCGTTGCCGTATAGACAGAATGAGGTGTGGCGAATCGTCGGCAGCTACGAAAAAGCGCGAAAGCTGCTCAACTGGAATCCCACGACGGATCTGGAGCAGGGACTCACCAACACCATTGAGTGGTATCGCAACAATTACACGGCACGGGCATGA
- the rfbG gene encoding CDP-glucose 4,6-dehydratase — translation METAFKRYYAGKRVLVTGDTGFKGSWLCIWLNELGADVTGFALAPPSEPNNFSICRLDAKIRHVHGDVRDLAALTRLIEEVQPEIVFHLAAQALVRYSYEVPRETLETNILGTVNVLEAVRQSPSVHTVVVVTSDKCYENREQVWGYKENDPMGGDDPYSASKGAVEIVCRSYLKSFFSHREMLGGVSVRAGNVIGGGDWGRDRIVPDCINALKEGRVIEVRNPMAIRPWQHVLEPLSGYLWLGARLHEDVQRFSGGWNFGPADSSAKCVGDLAGAIVREWKTGAWLDISDKNDHRLHEAGWLRLSCDKAHFMLPWNAVLSFDETIAMTVKWYKYFYEYADTNMYQYCVHQIRDYTRLAAQKEQMWAA, via the coding sequence ATGGAAACGGCGTTCAAACGATACTATGCGGGCAAGCGCGTGCTTGTGACGGGCGATACCGGTTTCAAGGGATCCTGGTTGTGCATCTGGCTCAATGAACTCGGTGCGGATGTGACCGGCTTTGCGCTCGCACCTCCCTCGGAGCCCAACAATTTCAGCATCTGCCGTCTCGACGCGAAAATCCGCCACGTACATGGTGATGTCAGGGATCTCGCCGCACTCACGCGCCTCATCGAGGAAGTGCAGCCGGAGATCGTTTTTCACCTCGCCGCTCAAGCGCTTGTGCGGTATAGCTACGAGGTCCCGCGGGAAACCCTGGAAACCAACATCCTTGGCACGGTCAACGTCCTTGAAGCCGTCCGTCAGTCACCCTCCGTGCATACCGTCGTTGTCGTGACCAGTGACAAATGCTACGAAAATCGTGAGCAGGTCTGGGGCTACAAGGAGAATGATCCCATGGGAGGAGACGATCCCTACAGCGCTTCAAAGGGTGCCGTGGAGATTGTGTGCCGATCCTATCTGAAGTCGTTTTTCTCGCACAGGGAAATGCTCGGCGGCGTCAGCGTACGCGCGGGCAATGTGATAGGCGGCGGAGACTGGGGGCGTGACCGTATCGTCCCGGATTGCATCAACGCGTTGAAAGAAGGCCGGGTGATTGAAGTCCGTAATCCCATGGCCATCCGTCCCTGGCAGCATGTGCTTGAGCCCCTCAGCGGCTACCTTTGGCTGGGTGCGCGTTTGCATGAGGATGTACAGCGCTTCTCCGGGGGATGGAATTTCGGCCCGGCCGACAGTTCCGCCAAATGTGTCGGTGATCTCGCGGGAGCCATTGTGCGCGAATGGAAAACAGGGGCCTGGCTGGACATTTCCGACAAGAACGACCATCGCCTGCACGAGGCGGGCTGGTTGCGCCTGAGTTGCGACAAAGCCCATTTCATGTTGCCATGGAACGCCGTCCTCTCCTTTGACGAGACCATCGCCATGACCGTCAAATGGTACAAGTATTTTTACGAATACGCCGATACGAATATGTATCAGTACTGTGTGCACCAGATCCGCGATTACACGCGTCTGGCCGCACAGAAGGAGCAAATGTGGGCGGCCTGA
- the rfbF gene encoding glucose-1-phosphate cytidylyltransferase encodes MKVVILCGGRGTRIRDVSDVIPKPLLPIGPQPILWHIMKLYAHYGLKDFVLCLGYNGWKIKEYFLNFHAMTRDFTVTLDGASSVEFHSESEVVDWKVTLVDTGDQAMTGARLWNVRKYLKDEDAFCLTYGDGVADIDIAASIAFHRAHGKVATIAGVHPASRFGEIVLDGDTVTHFNEKPNIREGRINGGFMVFDGKRVWDYLWPEESLSLETEPLPAMAKDGQMASFRHDGFWQCMDTAREFKLLNDIWHEGKAPWKLWD; translated from the coding sequence ATGAAAGTCGTGATTCTCTGTGGTGGTCGCGGAACCCGCATACGCGACGTGTCGGATGTCATACCCAAACCCCTGCTGCCTATCGGTCCGCAGCCCATCCTTTGGCACATCATGAAACTCTACGCCCATTACGGGCTGAAGGATTTCGTGCTCTGTCTCGGCTACAACGGATGGAAAATAAAGGAATACTTCCTCAATTTCCATGCAATGACGCGCGATTTTACCGTGACACTCGATGGCGCCTCGTCTGTGGAATTTCATTCCGAATCCGAAGTCGTGGATTGGAAGGTCACCCTCGTTGACACCGGAGATCAGGCCATGACGGGTGCGCGGCTGTGGAACGTGCGGAAATACCTGAAGGATGAAGACGCGTTCTGCCTGACCTATGGGGACGGTGTTGCGGATATCGACATCGCCGCAAGTATAGCGTTTCATCGCGCGCATGGAAAAGTCGCTACCATCGCCGGTGTGCATCCCGCCAGCCGCTTCGGTGAAATCGTACTGGACGGCGATACGGTCACGCATTTCAACGAGAAACCCAATATCCGCGAAGGCCGGATCAACGGCGGTTTCATGGTATTCGACGGCAAACGTGTGTGGGACTATCTCTGGCCGGAGGAAAGTCTCAGTCTCGAAACCGAACCCCTTCCCGCCATGGCCAAGGACGGACAGATGGCGAGTTTCCGGCACGATGGCTTCTGGCAATGCATGGATACCGCGAGGGAATTCAAGCTCCTCAACGATATCTGGCACGAGGGAAAGGCACCCTGGAAACTGTGGGATTGA